The following proteins are encoded in a genomic region of Zea mays cultivar B73 chromosome 9, Zm-B73-REFERENCE-NAM-5.0, whole genome shotgun sequence:
- the LOC118473265 gene encoding uncharacterized protein yields MSSRGKKRLVVEVDLDLDPAAEVTAAFDRLCVSVVNKPPPAAAVGKDSASSTLVNSVAFGKDSSSSARSPPTMSTEQPHSWSTPAVTTPLSAASTVPYARYKEVYNGLNDAIEEMQKVAMNLKALSTEYIVPEPSLGKEILVNQLMWRVHELAQSLDEALYRSLLAQAGPSPPLSEYFDNDRSDDEAHMMSGGDWALEDVNFEEIRDRMRN; encoded by the exons ATGTCGTCGAGGGGGAAGAAGAGGCTAGTGGTCGAGGTGGATCTCGATTTAGATCCTGCAGCTGAGGTCACCGCCGCCTTCGATCGACTCTGTGTTTCCGTAGTGAACAAGCCGCCACCAGCTGCCGCCGTTGGTAAGGATTCAGCCTCCTCCACCTTGGTCAACAGTGTAGCCTTTGGTAAGGATTCTTCCTCCTCCGCTCGATCTCCTCCGACGATGTCCACCGAACAGCCTCACTCATGGAGCACTCCGGCCGTCACCACTCCATTGTCAGCAGCATCAACTGTGCCG TATGCCAGGTACAAAGAGGTCTATAATGGCCTTAATGACGCCATTGAAGAGATGCAGAAAGTAGCGATGAATTTGAAGGCATTGTCTACTGAGTACATTGTTCCTGAGCCTTCTTTGGGTAAAGAGATCTTGGTGAACCAATTAATGTGGCGCGTTCATGAGCTTGCGCAGTCACTAGATGAAGCATTGTATCGATCTCTACTCGCTCAGGCCGGTCCTTCACCACCCTTGTCTGAGTATTTTGACAACGACAGATCAGATGATGAAGCCCACATGATGAGTGGTGGGGATTGGGCTCTGGaagatgttaattttgaagagatTCGGGATCGTATGAGGAACTAG